A region of Leifsonia xyli DNA encodes the following proteins:
- a CDS encoding Putrescine importer PuuP has protein sequence MTPMTVFDTFGIVTGETNGVVPSAYLFALVAMVFTAISYGRMTRVFPSAGSAYTYASETIHPNVGFLVGWSSLLDYLLLPLVNALIVRLYLESFFPQVPGWIWVVGYVAVITAMNLFSMSSTSRVNGILVVFQIVLIAVFVALTWTALSGGAGNGTAFSLAPLFHSGVHLAAVIGGATVVCFSFIGFDAITMYTEEAKDTKTVPRAIVLALMIGGAIFVVAAWFAQSRFPTMAGFHFTDDTLPEIAMKTGGMLFQILFVSAAVAAAVASSLASHASVSRMIYVMARNGSGRVSRTLSYIHPRFRTPATAVLLVGAVSLLAAAFTLEFVSSMINFGALIAFTVVNATVIIHFALRRKEFRGGRNIVRNIVLPGIGMLLTGVLWANLHLDALTYGLVWLTIGIITLLVVTRAFRKPLRVKLDEDGDAAIITREGAPSEVR, from the coding sequence ATGACGCCCATGACCGTGTTCGACACCTTCGGCATCGTCACCGGCGAGACGAACGGCGTCGTGCCGTCCGCCTACCTCTTCGCGCTCGTGGCGATGGTGTTCACCGCGATCAGCTACGGACGGATGACGCGGGTCTTCCCCTCTGCGGGGTCGGCGTACACGTACGCGTCGGAGACCATCCACCCGAACGTCGGCTTCCTCGTCGGCTGGTCGTCACTGCTCGACTACCTGCTGCTGCCGCTGGTGAACGCGCTCATCGTGCGGCTGTACCTGGAGTCGTTCTTCCCGCAGGTTCCGGGGTGGATCTGGGTGGTCGGCTACGTCGCGGTGATCACGGCGATGAACCTGTTCAGCATGTCGTCGACGTCGCGGGTGAACGGCATCCTGGTCGTGTTCCAGATCGTGCTGATCGCCGTGTTCGTGGCTCTGACCTGGACGGCGCTGAGCGGGGGCGCGGGCAACGGCACCGCCTTCAGTCTCGCGCCGCTGTTCCACTCCGGGGTGCACCTGGCCGCGGTGATCGGCGGGGCGACGGTGGTGTGCTTCTCGTTCATCGGCTTCGACGCCATCACGATGTACACCGAGGAGGCGAAGGACACCAAGACGGTCCCACGGGCGATCGTTCTCGCGCTGATGATCGGCGGCGCCATCTTCGTCGTCGCCGCCTGGTTCGCCCAGTCGCGCTTCCCCACGATGGCGGGCTTCCACTTCACTGACGACACCCTGCCCGAGATCGCCATGAAGACCGGCGGGATGCTGTTCCAGATCCTCTTCGTCTCGGCCGCCGTCGCCGCAGCGGTCGCGTCCAGCCTGGCCTCGCACGCGAGCGTCTCGCGCATGATCTATGTCATGGCGCGCAACGGCAGCGGCCGTGTCTCGCGGACCCTCTCGTACATCCACCCGCGCTTCCGCACGCCGGCGACCGCCGTGCTGCTGGTCGGAGCGGTGTCGCTGCTTGCGGCAGCGTTCACGCTCGAGTTCGTCTCGTCGATGATCAACTTCGGAGCGCTCATCGCCTTCACCGTCGTCAACGCGACGGTCATCATCCACTTCGCGCTGCGCCGGAAGGAGTTCCGCGGCGGAAGGAACATCGTCCGCAACATCGTGCTGCCGGGGATCGGCATGCTGCTCACCGGCGTTCTGTGGGCGAACCTGCACCTCGACGCCCTCACCTACGGCCTGGTGTGGCTGACGATCGGCATCATCACGCTGCTGGTCGTGACGCGGGCGTTCCGCAAGCCGCTGCGGGTGAAGCTGGACGAGGACGGGGACGCCGCGATCATCACGCGCGAGGGGGCGCCGTCAGAGGTGCGCTGA
- a CDS encoding putrescine oxidase — translation MTTIERDVVIIGAGASGLTAATELVKAGLTVAVLEARDRVGGRLWTDDIDGATLEIGGQWVSPDQDALIGTLEELGLETYSRYREGINIYLGENGERRTFEGEIFPVAPATEKEIVGLIDRLDALVAEIDPDRPWAHPRAKELDEISFRRWLETQTDDEEARRNIGMFIAGAMLTKPAHAFSALQALLMAASAGSFSNLVDADFILDKRVKGGLQQVPLLLAERLGDDVHLNAPVRTLRWDETGVTAIADGVEVRARFAILAVPPVLISRISYDPPLPRRQQQLHQHLSMGFVIKVHAVYETPFWRDLGYSGTAFSPYELVHEAYDNSYDGDPRGTLVGFVSDEAADDVFRLTPEERKARILESLSHYYGEHALNPVVYYESDWGSEEWTRGAYAASFDMGGLARYGADLRTPVGPIHFSCSDMAGKGYQHVDGAIRVGRETAAAIIGALLPA, via the coding sequence ATGACCACCATCGAACGGGACGTCGTCATCATCGGCGCCGGAGCCTCCGGCCTCACCGCCGCCACCGAACTCGTCAAGGCAGGACTCACGGTCGCCGTGCTCGAGGCGCGCGACCGCGTAGGCGGCCGGCTGTGGACCGACGACATCGACGGCGCGACCCTCGAGATCGGCGGCCAGTGGGTGTCGCCCGACCAGGACGCGCTGATCGGCACGCTCGAAGAGCTCGGGCTCGAGACGTACTCGCGCTACCGCGAGGGCATCAACATCTATCTGGGCGAGAACGGCGAGCGCCGCACCTTCGAGGGCGAGATCTTCCCGGTCGCCCCGGCCACCGAGAAGGAGATCGTCGGACTGATCGACCGGCTGGACGCCCTCGTCGCCGAGATCGACCCGGACCGTCCGTGGGCGCATCCCCGCGCCAAGGAGCTCGACGAGATCTCGTTCCGCCGCTGGTTGGAGACGCAGACGGACGACGAGGAGGCGCGGCGCAACATCGGCATGTTCATCGCCGGCGCCATGCTCACCAAGCCGGCCCACGCGTTCTCCGCGCTGCAGGCGCTGCTCATGGCGGCCAGCGCCGGGAGCTTCTCGAACCTGGTGGATGCGGACTTCATCCTCGACAAGCGCGTCAAGGGCGGCCTCCAGCAGGTCCCGCTGCTCCTCGCCGAGCGCCTCGGCGACGACGTGCACCTGAACGCGCCGGTGCGGACCCTTCGCTGGGACGAGACCGGCGTCACCGCCATCGCCGACGGCGTGGAGGTGCGCGCACGATTCGCGATCCTGGCCGTTCCGCCGGTCCTCATCAGCCGCATCTCGTACGACCCGCCGCTGCCGCGCCGCCAGCAGCAGCTGCACCAGCACCTGTCGATGGGCTTCGTCATCAAGGTGCACGCGGTCTACGAGACGCCGTTCTGGCGCGACCTCGGCTACAGCGGCACCGCGTTCAGCCCGTACGAGCTCGTCCACGAGGCGTACGACAACAGCTACGACGGCGACCCGCGCGGCACACTGGTCGGCTTCGTCTCCGATGAGGCGGCCGACGACGTGTTCCGGCTGACCCCGGAGGAGCGCAAGGCCCGCATCCTCGAGTCGCTGTCGCACTACTACGGCGAGCACGCGCTGAACCCGGTCGTCTACTACGAGAGCGACTGGGGCAGCGAGGAGTGGACGCGCGGCGCCTACGCCGCGAGCTTCGACATGGGCGGCCTGGCGCGCTACGGCGCCGACCTGCGCACGCCGGTCGGCCCCATCCACTTCTCCTGCAGCGACATGGCGGGCAAGGGCTACCAGCACGTCGATGGCGCGATCCGTGTCGGCCGCGAGACCGCCGCCGCGATCATCGGGGCGCTGCTGCCCGCGTAG
- a CDS encoding cold-shock protein, whose amino-acid sequence MAQGTVKWFNSEKGYGFIAPDDGSADVFAHYSEIASQGFRNLEENQKVEYDLAQGPKGPQAANIRPL is encoded by the coding sequence ATGGCACAAGGTACCGTCAAGTGGTTCAACTCGGAGAAGGGCTACGGCTTCATCGCCCCGGATGACGGCAGCGCCGACGTCTTCGCCCACTACAGCGAGATCGCTTCGCAGGGTTTCCGTAACCTCGAAGAGAACCAGAAGGTCGAGTACGACCTGGCCCAGGGCCCCAAGGGTCCGCAGGCTGCGAACATCCGCCCCCTCTGA
- a CDS encoding alpha/beta hydrolase, which yields MTTIDDFDYRIIPGSGGVPLNVAFGGHGPAVVLLHGFPQTHVMWREVARRLADEHTVIVPDLRGYGESGKPEEDGPDTYSKRTMGDDVVAVTAALGHDRFGLVGHDRGALVGVRAALDHPDAVQYLGILDVLPTLDTWGVLHGADAKVAWHLYLMAQPKGLPERMIAAVAEDFFASFLDAWDSDGNTFTPELRRHYIESSVAAVPSIVADFRASSGVDLELDRADRDAGRKLEMPLGVLSQDWGAQLGFDPTAIWGAWSDDLTYQPTTAGHYMAEETPDDVAQFIRALSARARVRWDRPAPEKVSHRA from the coding sequence ATGACCACAATCGACGACTTCGACTACCGCATCATCCCCGGCAGCGGCGGCGTGCCCCTCAACGTCGCCTTCGGCGGCCACGGCCCCGCGGTCGTGCTGCTGCACGGCTTCCCGCAGACCCACGTGATGTGGCGCGAGGTGGCCCGGCGGCTCGCCGACGAGCACACCGTGATCGTGCCCGACCTCCGCGGCTACGGCGAGAGCGGGAAGCCCGAGGAGGACGGCCCCGACACCTACTCCAAGCGCACCATGGGCGACGACGTCGTGGCGGTCACGGCCGCGCTCGGCCACGACCGCTTCGGGCTCGTCGGCCACGACCGCGGCGCCCTCGTCGGCGTGCGCGCCGCCCTCGACCACCCCGACGCCGTGCAGTACCTCGGCATCCTCGACGTGCTCCCGACGCTCGACACCTGGGGCGTGCTCCACGGTGCCGACGCGAAGGTCGCCTGGCATCTCTACCTCATGGCCCAGCCGAAGGGCCTGCCCGAACGGATGATCGCGGCGGTCGCCGAGGACTTCTTCGCCTCGTTCCTCGACGCGTGGGACTCGGACGGCAACACCTTCACGCCCGAACTGCGCCGCCACTACATCGAGAGCTCGGTCGCCGCCGTCCCGTCGATCGTCGCCGACTTCCGCGCCAGCTCCGGCGTCGACCTCGAGCTCGACCGGGCCGACCGGGACGCCGGACGCAAGCTGGAGATGCCGCTCGGCGTCCTCTCGCAGGACTGGGGAGCCCAGCTCGGCTTCGACCCCACGGCCATCTGGGGCGCCTGGTCCGACGACCTCACCTACCAGCCGACGACCGCCGGGCACTACATGGCGGAGGAGACGCCCGATGACGTCGCGCAGTTCATCCGGGCGCTCTCGGCGCGTGCGCGTGTACGATGGGACCGTCCGGCGCCTGAAAAAGTTTCGCATCGGGCGTGA
- a CDS encoding TetR family transcriptional regulator, which translates to MSYSQRNAGRPRDAEREAAILEVVNALLTERGYDGVTFEEVARRAGASKPTLYRRWKTKRDMVVAALKAGPARREGPDEIDTGSLRGDLLALCTRLVTTMQSTDGHTALALLQAGFEDPELGDAIERSIGPTGGRLPASVIAAAVARGELPEGADPFPFEEITGSVLLLRRLNGLEISRGYLQALVDTLLIPALRATAGRAGALPLGIFSGHPAPADPTDPDPAPEGLPR; encoded by the coding sequence GTGTCGTATTCACAGAGGAACGCCGGGCGGCCTCGGGACGCGGAGCGCGAGGCGGCGATCCTGGAGGTCGTCAACGCTCTGCTCACCGAGCGCGGCTACGACGGCGTGACGTTCGAGGAGGTGGCCCGGCGTGCCGGCGCCTCCAAGCCGACGCTGTACCGCCGCTGGAAGACCAAGCGGGACATGGTGGTCGCGGCGCTCAAGGCCGGCCCGGCCCGGCGCGAAGGTCCGGACGAGATCGACACCGGCTCGCTGCGCGGCGACCTGCTCGCCCTCTGCACCCGGCTCGTGACGACCATGCAGTCGACCGACGGGCACACCGCCCTCGCTCTGCTGCAGGCGGGCTTCGAGGATCCGGAGCTGGGCGACGCCATCGAGCGCAGCATCGGGCCGACCGGCGGACGGCTCCCCGCCTCCGTGATCGCCGCCGCAGTCGCACGCGGCGAGCTGCCGGAGGGCGCCGACCCGTTCCCCTTCGAGGAGATCACCGGCAGCGTCCTGCTGCTCCGCCGGCTCAACGGCCTGGAGATCAGCCGCGGGTACCTGCAGGCGCTGGTCGACACCCTCCTGATCCCCGCCCTCCGGGCCACTGCCGGTCGTGCGGGCGCTCTCCCCCTCGGCATCTTCTCGGGGCATCCCGCCCCCGCCGACCCCACCGACCCCGACCCCGCACCGGAAGGACTCCCCCGATGA
- a CDS encoding TetR family transcriptional regulator, with translation MESRAPSPRIRKQPEERREEILSAAASIALDEGLERITLRAVATRLGVRPGLISHYFPAAEDLVDEAFARAATIERERFFPTEGTPVERLSHFIGHIETGASLPLARLWLNARHLSRFTPSLDATLTEQDQLDRARLRAIIEDGIRSGDFADVDAEAASIRILMAVDGGGSYVNSTGDLTHPAHVRFVSDVAEWTLGLAPGALAQI, from the coding sequence ATGGAGTCAAGAGCGCCTTCACCCCGGATCCGCAAGCAGCCGGAGGAGCGCCGGGAGGAGATCCTCTCGGCCGCCGCATCCATCGCGCTCGACGAGGGCCTCGAGCGGATCACGCTGCGAGCGGTGGCGACCCGGCTCGGCGTGCGGCCCGGCCTGATCTCGCACTACTTCCCCGCCGCGGAAGACCTCGTCGACGAGGCCTTCGCGCGTGCAGCGACCATCGAGCGCGAGCGGTTCTTCCCGACCGAGGGCACCCCGGTCGAGCGGCTGTCGCACTTCATCGGCCACATCGAGACCGGCGCCTCGCTGCCGCTCGCCCGCCTGTGGCTGAACGCGCGCCACCTCTCCCGCTTCACCCCATCGCTGGACGCGACCCTCACCGAGCAGGACCAGCTCGACCGCGCGCGCCTGCGCGCCATCATCGAGGACGGCATCCGCTCCGGCGACTTCGCCGACGTGGATGCGGAGGCCGCGAGCATCCGCATCCTGATGGCCGTCGACGGCGGCGGCTCGTACGTCAACAGCACGGGCGACCTCACCCACCCCGCGCACGTGCGCTTCGTCTCCGACGTCGCCGAGTGGACGCTCGGCCTCGCGCCCGGGGCCCTCGCCCAGATCTAG
- a CDS encoding nitrate reductase, producing MEVIGDSERHGRARDLFFVWAAPGVSILNFTIGATLILLGLEIWQALLVILAASLLWIFPGLIAGSGPAAGTSGSVVTRAMYGIVGNKLFVAFVGWFIGAVFLSLTWLASSFMGADLLRRIGLDDPVWVPIGVTVVVSAVTIAVAIFGHGLILRIYPVMAIVLFAIFLLVSAFILPTVDWGYRAPEPLGGVPLWSAITVGFTILASTPLSFINSPDIARYLPRSAKPSHITAATALGGAVPFIVFTAMGVLLATGLKASAFDAGIDVALFDLLPGWVGPLLVIGVIVNTIALNAMTAYSSSMSLQAIGLRLKRIPAAIIVGLVGTALTIYLVLSSSLLEAANLLLQFLVIVSGPAMAIYVVDVLRRKYVYDGADLFDDRRGGRFWYTGGWSIPGISALVVGGLATALCLSTDVWTGAIGQALGHVDLSVPVGMIVAALVYALLSRTRLGKEGRL from the coding sequence ATCGAGGTCATCGGCGACAGCGAGCGTCACGGCCGCGCGCGCGATCTGTTCTTCGTCTGGGCGGCACCCGGCGTGAGCATCCTGAACTTCACCATCGGCGCCACGCTGATCCTGCTCGGGCTCGAGATCTGGCAGGCGTTGCTGGTGATCCTCGCCGCGTCGCTGCTGTGGATCTTCCCCGGCCTGATCGCGGGAAGCGGGCCCGCCGCGGGCACCTCCGGGTCGGTCGTGACGCGGGCGATGTACGGGATCGTCGGCAACAAGCTCTTCGTGGCCTTCGTCGGCTGGTTCATCGGCGCGGTGTTCCTGTCGCTGACCTGGCTGGCGTCGAGCTTCATGGGCGCCGACCTGCTGCGGCGCATCGGCCTCGACGACCCGGTGTGGGTGCCGATCGGCGTCACCGTGGTCGTCTCGGCGGTCACCATCGCGGTCGCGATCTTCGGGCACGGCCTCATCCTGCGCATCTACCCGGTCATGGCGATCGTGCTGTTCGCGATCTTCCTTCTCGTGTCGGCGTTCATCCTGCCCACTGTCGACTGGGGCTACCGTGCGCCGGAGCCCCTGGGCGGCGTGCCGCTGTGGTCGGCGATCACGGTCGGCTTCACCATCCTCGCCTCGACGCCGCTGTCGTTCATCAACAGCCCGGACATCGCCCGGTACCTGCCACGATCGGCCAAGCCGTCGCACATCACGGCCGCCACGGCTCTCGGCGGAGCCGTGCCGTTCATCGTCTTCACGGCCATGGGCGTGCTGCTCGCCACCGGGCTGAAGGCGAGCGCGTTCGACGCCGGGATCGACGTGGCGCTGTTCGACCTGCTGCCCGGGTGGGTCGGACCCCTGCTGGTGATCGGCGTGATCGTCAACACGATCGCGCTGAACGCGATGACGGCGTACTCGTCGAGCATGTCGCTGCAGGCGATCGGCCTGCGGCTGAAGCGCATCCCGGCCGCGATCATCGTCGGACTGGTGGGCACCGCGCTCACGATCTACCTCGTGCTGTCGTCGAGCCTGCTGGAGGCGGCGAACCTGCTCCTGCAGTTCCTCGTCATCGTCTCGGGGCCGGCCATGGCGATCTACGTCGTCGACGTGCTGCGCCGCAAGTACGTCTACGACGGCGCCGACCTGTTCGACGACCGCCGCGGCGGCCGGTTCTGGTACACCGGCGGGTGGAGCATCCCGGGCATCTCGGCCCTGGTGGTCGGCGGCCTGGCGACCGCGCTCTGCCTGTCGACCGACGTCTGGACCGGCGCCATCGGCCAGGCGCTCGGTCACGTCGACCTCTCGGTGCCGGTCGGGATGATCGTCGCCGCCCTCGTCTACGCACTGCTGAGCCGCACCCGGCTCGGGAAGGAGGGACGGCTGTGA